One stretch of Micromonospora cremea DNA includes these proteins:
- a CDS encoding glycosyltransferase family 2 protein, producing the protein MPTQIDVVLPCLDEAAALPGVLTALPPGYRAIVVDNGSRDGSPEVAARHGARVVHEPRRGYGAAVHAGLEAADSELVCVLDADGSFDPRELPAMVAPVAAGTADLSVGRRRPVGAGVWPWHARAGTALVAALLRRRGVPLRDLSPIRVARLDELLALGVADRAFGYPLELLIRAAAAGWRIQELDVTYAPRTAGTRSKVSGSVRGTLRATRDFAGVLRTMGGPR; encoded by the coding sequence ATGCCGACTCAGATCGACGTGGTGTTGCCCTGCCTGGACGAGGCGGCCGCCCTGCCCGGCGTGCTCACCGCGCTGCCGCCCGGCTACCGGGCCATCGTGGTGGACAACGGCTCCCGGGACGGCTCGCCCGAGGTGGCCGCCCGGCACGGTGCCCGGGTGGTCCACGAGCCCCGGCGCGGCTACGGCGCGGCCGTGCACGCCGGCCTGGAGGCCGCCGACAGTGAGCTGGTGTGTGTCCTCGACGCCGACGGCTCCTTCGACCCGCGCGAGCTGCCCGCCATGGTGGCGCCGGTGGCGGCCGGGACGGCGGATCTCAGCGTGGGCCGGCGGCGACCGGTCGGCGCCGGGGTGTGGCCGTGGCACGCCCGGGCTGGCACCGCGCTGGTCGCGGCGCTGCTGCGGCGCCGGGGCGTACCGCTGCGGGACCTCAGCCCGATCCGGGTGGCCCGCCTTGACGAGCTGCTCGCCCTCGGCGTCGCCGACCGGGCCTTCGGCTACCCCCTCGAACTGCTGATCCGGGCGGCCGCCGCTGGCTGGCGGATCCAGGAGTTGGACGTGACCTACGCGCCCCGGACCGCCGGTACCCGGTCCAAGGTTTCCGGCTCGGTCCGGGGCACCCTGCGCGCCACCCGCGACTTCGCCGGCGTGCTGCGCACCATGGGCGGCCCCCGGTGA
- a CDS encoding sensor histidine kinase: MRDLALIFGAALAAALGVGLVGALTLRLLRDRSITVHVCVLLTVTVAAVVAGVVVVAQAMFLSPHDLQVVLLTVAAAAVVSLGVGWYFGRRLAVAAVWADQARERERRVEKGRRDLVAWVSHDLRTPLAGLRAMAEALEDRVVDDPATVAEYHRRIRAQTDRMTRLVDDLFELSRINAGALRLTLSAVPLGEVVSDALAGTAPLAEARRIKLVAAESGWPTVLASEPELARVVGNLLLNAVHYTPSDGTVRVDAGSERDAAWLAVADTCGGIPEDDLPRLFDVAFRGEPARTPRSGGEGSGGLGLAIVRGLVEAHGGRVDVQNVVGGCRFVVRLPAA, from the coding sequence ATGCGTGACCTGGCGCTGATCTTCGGCGCGGCGCTCGCCGCGGCGCTCGGCGTCGGCCTGGTCGGCGCGTTGACCCTGCGGCTGCTGCGCGACCGGTCGATCACGGTGCACGTGTGCGTCCTGCTCACCGTCACCGTGGCCGCCGTGGTGGCCGGGGTGGTGGTGGTCGCCCAGGCGATGTTCCTGTCCCCGCACGATCTCCAGGTCGTGCTGCTCACCGTGGCCGCGGCGGCGGTGGTCAGCCTCGGCGTGGGCTGGTACTTCGGGCGCCGGCTGGCCGTGGCCGCGGTCTGGGCGGACCAGGCCCGGGAGCGGGAACGCCGGGTCGAGAAGGGTCGTCGGGACCTGGTCGCCTGGGTGTCGCACGACCTGCGGACGCCGCTGGCCGGGCTGCGGGCGATGGCCGAGGCGCTGGAGGACCGGGTGGTCGACGACCCGGCGACGGTGGCCGAGTACCACCGGCGGATCCGCGCGCAGACCGACCGGATGACCCGCCTCGTCGACGACCTTTTCGAGCTGTCCCGGATCAACGCCGGGGCGCTGCGGCTGACGCTGTCCGCGGTGCCGCTCGGCGAGGTGGTCTCCGACGCGCTGGCCGGCACCGCGCCCCTGGCCGAGGCCCGCCGGATCAAGCTGGTGGCCGCTGAGTCGGGCTGGCCGACGGTGCTGGCCAGCGAGCCCGAGCTGGCCCGGGTGGTGGGCAACCTGCTGCTCAACGCCGTGCACTACACCCCCAGCGACGGCACGGTCCGGGTGGACGCCGGAAGCGAACGCGACGCCGCCTGGCTGGCGGTCGCCGACACCTGCGGCGGCATCCCCGAGGACGACCTGCCCCGGCTGTTCGATGTGGCGTTCCGGGGGGAGCCGGCGCGTACGCCCCGCTCGGGCGGGGAGGGCTCCGGCGGGCTGGGGCTGGCGATCGTCCGAGGGCTGGTCGAGGCGCACGGCGGTCGGGTGGACGTGCAGAACGTCGTCGGCGGCTGCCGTTTCGTGGTCCGCCTCCCGGCGGCCTGA
- a CDS encoding class I SAM-dependent methyltransferase — MNPVDTAVRVTGPGGSLLHDAFGAALADRPAGGRWLVQGDGVRSRLPVDRWHGPAEPAVAGVVARCAGPTLDLGCGPGRLTVALARAGLTAVGVDVSPTAVRLTRARGAVALHGNLFDPLPAEGRWEHVVLLDGNIGIGGDPIALLRRCGALLAPGGTVLVELEPPGAGLWQGQARVAAAHRAGRLLLGPAFRWARLDTHAVHPVARAAGLTVRELFRRGQRWFGELTADHPLVSDRT; from the coding sequence GTGAACCCGGTCGACACGGCAGTCCGGGTCACCGGGCCCGGGGGCTCACTGCTCCACGATGCCTTCGGCGCCGCCCTCGCCGACCGGCCGGCCGGCGGTCGGTGGCTGGTGCAGGGTGACGGTGTCCGTAGCCGGCTGCCGGTGGACCGCTGGCACGGCCCGGCCGAGCCGGCGGTGGCCGGGGTGGTCGCCCGGTGCGCCGGGCCGACGCTCGACCTCGGCTGCGGTCCGGGTCGGCTCACCGTGGCGCTGGCCCGGGCCGGGCTGACGGCGGTCGGTGTGGATGTCTCCCCGACGGCGGTGCGGCTGACCCGCGCCCGGGGTGCGGTCGCCCTGCATGGCAACCTGTTCGATCCGCTGCCCGCTGAGGGCCGGTGGGAGCACGTGGTGCTGCTCGACGGCAACATCGGCATCGGCGGCGATCCGATCGCGCTGCTGCGTCGGTGCGGTGCGCTGCTCGCGCCCGGCGGCACGGTGCTGGTCGAGCTGGAGCCGCCCGGCGCCGGGCTGTGGCAGGGCCAGGCCCGGGTGGCCGCCGCGCACCGGGCCGGTCGGCTGCTGCTCGGCCCGGCGTTCCGCTGGGCCCGGCTCGACACACACGCCGTCCACCCGGTCGCCCGCGCCGCCGGCCTGACCGTGCGGGAGCTGTTCCGCCGGGGCCAACGCTGGTTCGGTGAGCTGACCGCCGACCACCCGCTGGTATCCGACCGCACCTGA
- a CDS encoding TIGR04282 family arsenosugar biosynthesis glycosyltransferase, translated as MTVLLVVAKAPVPGAVKTRLCPPATAVQAARIAAAALRDTLDAVRATPGVTPVLACAGRLTEAEDAAALTAALAGWPVLDQRGTGLADRLANAYAEVVAAYPGRPVLQIGMDTPQLTPARLSAAVRRLCTADAVLGRARDGGWWSLGLRDPRYADVLREVPMSTPATGHDTWAALTGRGLRVAPLPVLRDVDEWPDALAVAMEVPEGRFARQVAAARLALVPGDRR; from the coding sequence GTGACCGTCCTGCTGGTGGTCGCCAAGGCGCCGGTGCCCGGGGCGGTGAAGACCCGGCTCTGCCCTCCGGCCACCGCCGTGCAGGCTGCCCGGATCGCCGCCGCCGCGCTGCGCGACACCCTCGACGCCGTCCGTGCCACCCCCGGGGTGACCCCGGTGCTGGCCTGCGCGGGCCGGCTGACCGAGGCGGAGGACGCTGCCGCGCTGACCGCCGCGCTGGCCGGCTGGCCGGTGCTGGACCAGCGCGGCACCGGGCTCGCCGACCGGCTCGCCAACGCGTACGCCGAGGTGGTGGCGGCGTACCCGGGCCGGCCGGTGCTCCAGATCGGGATGGACACCCCGCAGCTGACGCCGGCCCGGCTGAGCGCGGCGGTACGCCGGCTGTGCACCGCCGACGCGGTGCTCGGGCGGGCGCGCGACGGCGGCTGGTGGTCGCTGGGGCTGCGTGATCCCCGGTACGCGGACGTGCTGCGCGAGGTACCGATGTCGACACCCGCGACGGGCCACGACACCTGGGCTGCGCTGACCGGGCGGGGGCTGCGCGTCGCGCCGCTGCCGGTGCTGCGCGACGTCGACGAGTGGCCCGACGCCCTCGCGGTGGCGATGGAGGTGCCCGAGGGTCGGTTCGCCCGGCAGGTCGCGGCGGCTCGACTCGCCCTGGTGCCGGGGGACCGGCGGTGA